A single region of the Pseudomonadota bacterium genome encodes:
- a CDS encoding tetratricopeptide repeat protein: protein MAEQNDSKDYVKKELMYAVAFITLVVGFLGGVVFSSFKGGATSSPVTFSQPNQQASSSPGQPQGLTPEQANTILSLESEVAKNPDNVEAWTNLGHIYFDTHKYAKAIRAYEKSLELHPDRPDVITDLAVMYRRSKNPAKAIELFDKAMKIDPKHEQSRFNKGIVLMYDMNDKQGAISAWEGLLAVNPFASGPGGQSIREMVDNLKE, encoded by the coding sequence ATGGCAGAACAGAATGACAGCAAGGATTATGTAAAAAAAGAATTAATGTATGCTGTCGCTTTTATTACACTGGTTGTGGGCTTCCTGGGTGGAGTCGTATTCAGTTCTTTTAAAGGAGGCGCGACTTCCTCCCCCGTCACCTTTTCACAACCGAATCAACAAGCGTCATCCTCCCCGGGTCAACCTCAGGGTTTGACGCCGGAGCAGGCGAATACAATCCTGAGCCTTGAATCCGAGGTCGCTAAAAACCCGGATAATGTCGAAGCATGGACCAACCTCGGGCATATTTATTTTGACACCCATAAATACGCCAAAGCCATTCGCGCTTATGAAAAATCCCTTGAACTTCACCCGGACCGGCCTGATGTTATTACTGATCTTGCGGTAATGTACCGACGCTCGAAAAATCCTGCAAAAGCCATTGAGCTGTTTGACAAGGCCATGAAAATCGACCCGAAACATGAGCAATCACGTTTCAATAAAGGCATTGTCCTGATGTATGACATGAATGACAAACAGGGGGCCATTTCTGCATGGGAGGGTCTCCTCGCAGTCAATCCTTTTGCAAGCGGACCGGGAGGACAATCCATCCGTGAGATGGTGGACAATCTCAAAGAATAA
- a CDS encoding peptidylprolyl isomerase, which produces MFKPLSKTLAALYIFLFAFTLTNSVRAEEKKAAEDNVAVVNGAVISKQYFQRVVSAAQSQHLARTGAELEGEALTKAKEEILENLIGGELLFQESTKADVKVEETMINEQLANLKSRFPDEDGFKGWLAQMNFTEDEIKKDIRKGLAVDQLIKNSFVSKIEVPDQEIKAYFDNNPQFFQKPDTIRASHILIKVDQNASAEDKEKAKNKLIEAQKKLKEGQDFAALAKEYSQCPSSAEGGDLNYFEKGRMVPAFDQTAFALKIDEVSDIVETRFGYHLIKVTDIKAGQTITYDDIQGQIKQFLVQEKVQKQVMRHVEELKSNAKIERLFDEKKS; this is translated from the coding sequence ATGTTTAAACCACTGTCAAAAACTCTGGCTGCTCTTTATATCTTTCTATTCGCCTTCACCCTGACAAACTCAGTGCGCGCCGAAGAAAAAAAAGCCGCAGAGGATAACGTCGCTGTAGTTAATGGTGCGGTTATTTCAAAACAATATTTCCAAAGGGTGGTCTCTGCGGCTCAATCGCAACACCTGGCCCGGACCGGCGCAGAACTGGAAGGAGAGGCGCTGACAAAAGCAAAAGAAGAAATCCTAGAAAATCTCATTGGCGGCGAACTGCTTTTTCAGGAAAGCACCAAGGCTGATGTCAAAGTTGAAGAAACCATGATCAATGAACAACTTGCCAATCTTAAAAGCAGATTTCCCGATGAAGACGGTTTCAAAGGCTGGCTCGCACAAATGAATTTTACCGAAGATGAGATTAAAAAAGATATTCGAAAGGGTCTTGCTGTCGATCAATTAATCAAAAATAGTTTTGTTTCTAAAATCGAGGTCCCTGACCAGGAGATTAAGGCTTATTTTGACAATAATCCGCAGTTTTTCCAAAAACCCGACACAATCCGGGCCAGCCATATACTCATCAAAGTCGACCAGAACGCCTCTGCTGAAGACAAGGAAAAAGCCAAGAACAAATTGATTGAGGCCCAAAAGAAATTAAAGGAAGGCCAGGATTTTGCCGCCCTTGCAAAAGAGTATTCACAATGCCCCAGCAGTGCTGAAGGTGGTGACCTGAATTACTTTGAAAAAGGGCGGATGGTTCCAGCATTTGATCAAACTGCGTTTGCATTAAAAATAGACGAAGTAAGCGATATCGTTGAGACCAGATTTGGGTACCATCTCATAAAAGTGACCGACATAAAAGCCGGTCAAACCATTACCTACGACGACATTCAAGGCCAGATCAAACAGTTCCTGGTGCAAGAAAAAGTCCAGAAACAAGTAATGCGACATGTTGAAGAACTGAAAAGCAATGCCAAGATCGAACGGTTATTTGATGAGAAGAAATCGTAA
- a CDS encoding DUF2156 domain-containing protein, protein MKSLKPISLDTLPIFSSYLEKYPPEISEQTFTNLFVWRKSRPVWFTEICGSMIILISSAGYEKEEKIILGPPIGPASLTEVIECIQFPLKGAIRIPAKHFPSHENNQLQPRQDRDNWDYVYKTSDLAGLAGRQFSKKRNHIKQCLQNYDCEYESISRTNLDECIQMQKTWCHSRKCGQNPGLCTEYIAINEALRHFDTLTMTGGAIRVDGAIQAYTLGERLNPETAVCHFEKALPGVNGLWQLINQWFAQYALGEFKYINREQDLGIPGLRQAKESYYPDHFVEKFDLILSGSEIIPLQKPVTCMDDDTVD, encoded by the coding sequence ATGAAATCTTTGAAACCCATATCCCTGGACACCCTGCCGATCTTTTCATCCTATCTTGAAAAGTATCCTCCGGAAATTTCAGAACAGACATTTACCAATCTCTTTGTCTGGCGAAAATCGAGACCGGTCTGGTTTACTGAAATTTGCGGATCAATGATTATCCTGATTTCCTCAGCCGGATATGAAAAAGAAGAAAAAATAATTCTCGGCCCTCCCATCGGTCCGGCAAGCCTTACCGAAGTTATCGAATGCATACAATTTCCGTTGAAAGGGGCAATTCGAATCCCTGCAAAACATTTTCCCTCTCATGAGAATAACCAGTTACAACCCCGACAGGACCGTGACAACTGGGATTATGTTTACAAGACATCAGACCTTGCCGGTCTTGCCGGTCGTCAATTTTCTAAAAAACGTAACCACATCAAGCAATGTCTACAAAATTATGACTGTGAGTATGAATCCATTTCCCGCACCAACCTTGATGAATGCATCCAAATGCAGAAAACGTGGTGCCATTCGAGAAAATGCGGCCAAAATCCGGGATTATGTACCGAATACATTGCCATCAATGAAGCACTCAGACATTTCGACACCCTTACGATGACAGGAGGGGCGATCAGGGTGGATGGTGCGATACAGGCATACACCCTTGGCGAAAGATTGAACCCGGAAACCGCGGTGTGCCATTTTGAAAAAGCGCTTCCCGGTGTGAACGGCCTCTGGCAGCTCATAAACCAATGGTTTGCACAATACGCCCTGGGCGAATTCAAATATATAAATCGTGAACAGGATCTGGGGATACCCGGGTTACGGCAGGCTAAAGAAAGTTATTATCCCGATCATTTCGTCGAAAAATTCGATCTTATCCTTTCAGGTTCCGAGATTATACCTCTCCAAAAACCAGTGACCTGCATGGATGACGATACCGTTGATTAA
- a CDS encoding 3-isopropylmalate dehydratase small subunit — MKQFGGSAVFLDRSDINTDEIIPAKYLTENSKMALKPYILEDLKLTGFEPSSSELKNAGALVTRANFGCGSSREHAVWVFEVNDINVVIGESFARIFRQNMFNCGMLAIALGKEDIDRLFQLGSGTEIAVDMEKSIVIAKGGGKEEQIPFVLNSFDRELVRAGGWLQYADKNY, encoded by the coding sequence ATGAAGCAGTTTGGTGGTTCTGCAGTTTTTCTGGACAGGAGTGATATCAATACCGATGAGATAATCCCGGCCAAATATCTGACGGAAAATTCAAAAATGGCCTTGAAACCCTATATTTTAGAAGATTTGAAGCTGACTGGATTTGAGCCGAGTTCCTCGGAACTTAAAAACGCCGGGGCCCTTGTTACAAGAGCGAATTTCGGTTGCGGATCGTCCCGTGAACATGCGGTCTGGGTTTTTGAAGTAAATGACATAAATGTTGTAATCGGTGAGAGTTTTGCCAGGATATTCCGACAGAATATGTTCAATTGCGGCATGTTGGCAATTGCGCTTGGTAAAGAAGATATTGATCGGTTATTTCAATTAGGCAGTGGTACGGAAATTGCCGTGGACATGGAAAAATCCATTGTAATTGCAAAGGGCGGTGGCAAAGAAGAGCAAATACCCTTTGTACTGAATTCGTTTGATCGTGAATTGGTCCGTGCCGGCGGCTGGTTGCAATACGCCGATAAAAACTACTGA
- a CDS encoding cytochrome c family protein, which produces MRVYQILLILLLVFAVPMVQAEINPGPETINLKEKYSIQGKKKPVIFDHKAHQQKLECIKCHTDEKGSKLLFEINKIDTISNDFHRAVCWQCHKTMKVAIGKDCNACHK; this is translated from the coding sequence ATGCGTGTGTATCAGATACTCTTGATTCTTTTGTTAGTTTTTGCTGTCCCCATGGTTCAGGCGGAAATCAATCCCGGCCCCGAAACCATTAATTTGAAAGAAAAATATAGTATCCAGGGAAAAAAGAAACCTGTTATTTTTGACCATAAAGCCCATCAACAAAAGCTTGAATGCATAAAATGCCATACTGATGAAAAGGGCAGCAAACTTCTTTTTGAAATCAACAAAATCGATACCATTTCAAATGATTTTCACCGGGCGGTCTGCTGGCAATGTCATAAAACAATGAAAGTTGCAATCGGCAAGGACTGCAACGCCTGCCACAAATAA
- the lon gene encoding endopeptidase La produces MTDKPDKMKKTPDFVKKSSSGVNPVQLPVPEVLSVLPIYGFVFFPGMGFPLQVTNPQSKQMIDQALLGDKLVAIVSQQQTENADKKTIPGELHSVGIMGYIHKMVKAQEGFYQVLVSAVKRIRVTDFIQKKPFYKAKVTEYPMQGDIDQEVDAFVLNLQNQFRKLTDLSNLPSELQMTISSIKEPSHVAYFIISQLNLPIDEEQRLLEFVNLKELLQATSRELSRRLETVEMSNAIQKNVKDDMDGKQKEFYLRQQLKAIRKELGEDQENPDLAELKTKLKEADLDEEAQKTAVKELARLERISPSSPEYTVSRTYLDWLLELPWKVSTKDTLDINNAQKTLDQDHYGLEVIKKRIIEFLAVRKLKNDMHGPILCFSGPPGVGKTSLGQSIARTMNRKFVRISLGGVRDEAEIRGHRRTYIGALPGRIIQSLRKTGSNNPLFMLDEIDKLGMDFRGDPSSALLEVLDPEQNFTFADHYLEIPFDLSKVMFITTANFIDNIPGPLRDRMEIIELSGYTEHEKVMIAKRHLVPKQLEAHALTRDNLRFTDSAIRHIIRYYTREAGVRGIERKLAGVCRGVAKDIVSGKKKLVTITPEEVANFLGLQQFFPETKARSWGPGLATGLAWTPVGGVLLFIEAAKMTGRGGLSLTGKLGDVMKESAAAALTYIRSHTAELEINDKLFAENDLHIHVPEGAIPKDGPSAGVSIVVALASLLTGRPVRKNIAMTGEITLRGDVLPVGGIKEKVLAAIRSGIKEVILPSLNEKDVVEMPDKVKKGIQFHFVHDIQTAFDLALIKQRSKKK; encoded by the coding sequence ATGACTGATAAACCTGATAAAATGAAAAAAACTCCGGATTTCGTAAAAAAGTCCTCCAGCGGGGTGAATCCTGTTCAACTGCCGGTTCCCGAAGTGTTGTCGGTATTACCCATCTATGGATTTGTTTTTTTTCCGGGTATGGGATTTCCCCTGCAGGTGACGAATCCACAATCCAAGCAGATGATCGATCAAGCGCTTCTGGGGGATAAGCTTGTAGCAATTGTTTCACAGCAACAGACTGAAAACGCCGATAAAAAAACTATTCCAGGCGAGCTTCATTCAGTGGGGATAATGGGCTATATTCATAAAATGGTCAAGGCCCAGGAAGGGTTTTATCAAGTGCTTGTCAGTGCTGTAAAAAGGATCCGGGTGACTGATTTCATTCAAAAAAAACCATTTTATAAGGCAAAAGTAACAGAATACCCCATGCAGGGAGATATTGATCAGGAAGTTGACGCCTTTGTCCTTAATTTGCAGAACCAGTTCAGGAAATTAACTGATCTGTCTAATCTGCCCTCTGAGCTACAAATGACCATTTCTTCAATCAAGGAACCGTCTCATGTTGCCTATTTTATAATTTCTCAATTGAATCTGCCCATTGATGAAGAACAGCGATTGCTTGAGTTCGTTAACCTCAAGGAACTCCTTCAAGCAACATCACGCGAGCTTTCCAGACGACTGGAAACCGTTGAAATGAGCAATGCGATTCAGAAAAACGTGAAGGACGACATGGACGGGAAGCAGAAGGAATTCTATCTCCGACAACAATTGAAGGCCATTCGTAAAGAACTTGGCGAGGACCAGGAAAATCCTGATCTGGCAGAACTGAAAACAAAACTGAAAGAAGCTGATCTGGATGAGGAAGCTCAAAAAACAGCGGTAAAGGAGCTTGCCCGGCTGGAAAGAATTTCTCCTTCTTCTCCTGAATATACTGTTTCAAGAACGTATCTGGACTGGCTCTTGGAGCTGCCCTGGAAAGTATCCACCAAGGATACCCTGGATATTAATAACGCGCAGAAAACCCTTGATCAGGACCATTATGGTCTTGAGGTAATCAAAAAAAGAATTATCGAATTCCTTGCCGTCCGTAAATTGAAGAATGACATGCATGGGCCGATTCTCTGTTTCAGCGGTCCGCCAGGTGTAGGGAAAACTTCCCTGGGCCAGTCCATCGCCAGGACTATGAACAGAAAGTTCGTGCGAATTTCCCTGGGTGGTGTGCGTGACGAGGCTGAGATCCGCGGCCATCGCCGGACTTATATCGGAGCATTGCCGGGACGAATCATTCAGAGTCTCAGAAAAACCGGCTCGAATAATCCTCTTTTCATGCTTGATGAAATTGACAAGCTTGGTATGGATTTTCGGGGCGATCCATCTTCGGCGCTTCTTGAGGTTCTCGATCCGGAGCAGAATTTCACCTTTGCCGACCATTACCTGGAAATCCCTTTTGATCTGTCCAAGGTCATGTTCATTACCACGGCCAATTTTATTGATAATATTCCCGGGCCGCTTCGCGACCGCATGGAAATAATCGAGCTTTCCGGCTACACCGAACATGAAAAAGTTATGATTGCCAAACGGCACCTGGTTCCCAAACAGCTTGAGGCGCATGCGCTGACCCGCGATAATCTGCGATTTACCGATAGTGCCATTCGCCACATTATCAGATACTACACCCGCGAGGCCGGAGTAAGGGGCATCGAGAGAAAGCTTGCCGGGGTGTGTCGGGGAGTGGCAAAGGATATTGTTTCCGGCAAGAAAAAACTTGTCACTATTACGCCGGAAGAAGTGGCAAATTTTCTTGGGCTGCAACAGTTTTTTCCCGAGACCAAAGCCCGGTCCTGGGGGCCGGGTCTGGCAACGGGTCTGGCCTGGACACCGGTGGGTGGCGTGCTGCTTTTTATAGAAGCTGCCAAAATGACCGGCAGAGGCGGATTGTCTCTTACCGGCAAGCTCGGTGATGTCATGAAGGAATCGGCTGCCGCGGCATTGACCTACATCCGTTCTCATACTGCGGAACTTGAAATAAACGATAAGCTCTTTGCTGAAAACGATCTGCATATTCATGTTCCCGAGGGAGCCATTCCCAAGGACGGGCCTTCGGCCGGGGTATCGATTGTTGTTGCTCTGGCATCATTGTTGACGGGGCGTCCGGTGCGGAAAAATATAGCGATGACTGGTGAGATAACCCTGCGTGGTGATGTCCTGCCGGTTGGGGGAATAAAGGAAAAAGTCCTTGCCGCAATACGTTCCGGAATCAAAGAAGTGATTCTTCCAAGCTTAAATGAAAAAGATGTAGTGGAAATGCCCGATAAAGTAAAAAAGGGCATACAATTCCATTTTGTTCATGACATACAGACTGCATTCGATCTGGCGCTGATTAAACAAAGATCAAAAAAGAAATAG
- a CDS encoding Hsp20/alpha crystallin family protein gives MDRFKKRILKEFEDMERHMGRMMRNVSLPRMTPLQSGSWLLATDVYETEKELILCMDVMGMEPGDLSVVVEEEGVTVSGERVFPVNDSIGCIHQLEIERGHFERTIPLPQLIDPAGSTSICKNGYLLIRLPKQKKESCAIKIKVK, from the coding sequence ATGGATCGATTCAAAAAACGAATCCTCAAGGAGTTTGAGGATATGGAACGGCACATGGGCCGAATGATGCGAAACGTTTCTCTGCCGAGAATGACCCCTTTACAGTCAGGCTCCTGGCTTCTGGCAACAGATGTCTATGAAACGGAAAAGGAATTGATTCTGTGCATGGATGTCATGGGAATGGAACCGGGTGATCTTTCAGTAGTTGTTGAAGAGGAGGGTGTAACGGTTTCCGGAGAGCGGGTATTTCCGGTAAACGACAGTATCGGTTGCATCCACCAACTTGAAATTGAGCGCGGACATTTTGAGCGAACTATTCCACTTCCTCAACTTATCGATCCTGCAGGATCAACTTCAATCTGTAAGAACGGCTATCTGTTAATACGGCTCCCGAAACAGAAGAAAGAGTCATGCGCAATCAAGATTAAGGTGAAATGA
- a CDS encoding 3-isopropylmalate dehydratase large subunit translates to MGKTITQKIFDAHLRDNPSPENVVLDLDVVMCHEITTPIAINDLVARGMDRVFDSSKIKAVVDHVTPSKDTKTATQAKILRDWARRHQIRDFFDIGSNGVCHALFPEKGFIRPGYTIIMGDSHTCTHGAFGAFAAGIGTTDLEVGILKGVCSFRTPQTMRVNIQGTLQDGVYAKDVILNIIKQLTVNGATDMVMEFVGPVVDRMSMESRMTLCNMAIEAGGTCGICYPDRVTAEYLWPFIEKDYDSIEQAVTDFAKWHSDADAEYAKETIVDVSSLPPQVTYGFKPDEVRDVSDMEGTVIDQVYVGSCTNGRIEDLRQAARILKGKKIAAHVRGILAPATPAVYSKAMDEGIIKIFMDAGFCVTNPTCGACLGMSNGVLAAGEVCASTTNRNFNGRMGKGGMVHLMSPLTAAAAAVAGHITDPRILL, encoded by the coding sequence ATGGGTAAAACCATCACACAGAAAATATTTGATGCGCACTTAAGGGATAATCCTTCTCCGGAAAATGTCGTGCTGGACCTCGATGTGGTTATGTGTCATGAAATCACCACGCCCATCGCAATTAACGATCTTGTGGCGCGCGGTATGGACAGGGTATTCGATTCTTCAAAAATCAAGGCGGTTGTCGACCATGTCACTCCTTCCAAGGATACCAAGACTGCAACCCAGGCGAAAATTCTCAGAGACTGGGCCCGCCGGCATCAAATCAGGGATTTTTTTGATATCGGCAGCAACGGAGTCTGTCATGCTCTGTTTCCGGAAAAAGGTTTCATCCGCCCCGGCTATACAATAATTATGGGTGACTCGCATACCTGTACGCATGGTGCCTTTGGCGCTTTTGCCGCCGGCATCGGCACAACCGACCTTGAAGTGGGCATTCTGAAGGGTGTTTGTTCGTTCAGGACGCCGCAGACCATGCGGGTAAATATTCAGGGGACATTACAGGACGGTGTTTACGCCAAGGATGTCATCCTGAATATTATCAAGCAACTGACCGTAAACGGTGCCACTGACATGGTTATGGAATTCGTTGGTCCGGTTGTTGACCGCATGTCCATGGAATCAAGGATGACATTGTGCAATATGGCGATTGAAGCCGGTGGCACCTGCGGAATCTGTTATCCTGATAGGGTTACCGCTGAATACCTCTGGCCTTTCATTGAAAAAGACTATGATTCCATTGAGCAGGCGGTTACTGATTTTGCAAAATGGCACTCCGATGCCGATGCTGAATATGCCAAGGAAACAATTGTTGATGTTTCCTCTTTGCCGCCCCAGGTTACTTATGGATTTAAACCTGATGAGGTCAGGGATGTTTCGGATATGGAAGGAACGGTAATTGATCAGGTCTATGTGGGGTCGTGTACTAACGGCAGAATTGAGGATTTGCGTCAGGCGGCCCGAATTCTCAAAGGAAAGAAGATCGCGGCACATGTTCGCGGTATTCTGGCGCCGGCAACTCCTGCAGTTTATTCAAAAGCCATGGATGAGGGAATTATTAAAATATTCATGGATGCTGGTTTCTGTGTCACCAATCCCACCTGTGGGGCTTGTCTCGGCATGAGCAACGGCGTGCTGGCCGCAGGCGAGGTCTGCGCATCGACTACCAACAGAAATTTTAACGGCAGAATGGGCAAGGGCGGCATGGTACATCTGATGAGTCCGTTGACTGCTGCTGCTGCCGCTGTTGCCGGGCACATAACAGATCCTCGGATATTACTGTAA
- a CDS encoding GAF domain-containing protein, with protein MIPIGSPGGNFQESNENKIDLIYEIIKHEYGSIPKLISTLISDVIDLYEGRWPTHEACMVRYHTLDHAVDVALLTARMASGWNRQKDLPTFSEETFLCGLAAAMFHDTGYIKDKGDKKGTGGKYTFTHEQRSMKLAAKYLAKHKWSAYAVDTVPRIISITEYHNEPDPKAIFETDPEENMAKIVATSDLVAQMADINYIQRINDLYAEINEAYEFDSTEILAKRGIHIFSSAQEMIDETIGFYDTFVLPRLQQFGRMDQYLVGFFGGGRNPYLESIAANLSGHLMDKRIQWRRLGEILEELGVVNSRQIKKALEKQKRIKDKEAQRKTSAFSLQGKLHDWMDSASHSGKCLGDILMEMGVIDPTILRKGILDQIMPPALINNLSCKELIFILRISILLQNISKGPWVFDQILEMTNILLDCEASSILLANDDASEMTVLIPTGPKRDYLLKKKIPTDKGLAGWVFRHGQPAVVTNVEIDKRFDDEVDRHIGFITRSVLAVPLHTNGEMIGVMEVVNKRNANFNVHDMDILTMLANVIAISLGGLVKMHEDIS; from the coding sequence ATGATCCCAATAGGGTCGCCTGGAGGGAACTTTCAAGAAAGCAACGAAAACAAAATTGATCTTATTTATGAAATAATCAAACATGAATACGGATCAATCCCCAAACTCATATCCACCCTGATTAGCGATGTAATTGATCTTTACGAAGGTCGCTGGCCGACTCATGAAGCCTGCATGGTCAGGTACCATACCCTTGACCATGCCGTTGATGTCGCTTTGCTCACGGCGAGGATGGCTTCCGGCTGGAACAGGCAGAAAGACCTGCCGACCTTTTCCGAAGAAACCTTTCTCTGTGGACTTGCCGCCGCGATGTTTCACGACACCGGCTATATCAAGGACAAAGGCGACAAAAAAGGAACCGGTGGAAAATATACCTTTACTCACGAACAGCGGAGCATGAAGCTTGCCGCAAAATACCTGGCAAAACACAAATGGTCTGCCTATGCGGTTGATACCGTGCCCCGCATCATCAGCATTACTGAATACCATAATGAACCTGATCCGAAAGCCATTTTCGAAACAGATCCGGAAGAAAATATGGCTAAAATTGTTGCCACTTCCGATCTGGTCGCCCAGATGGCAGATATTAATTATATTCAACGGATCAATGACCTGTATGCTGAAATCAATGAAGCCTATGAGTTTGATTCCACCGAGATCCTGGCGAAACGAGGCATTCATATCTTTAGTTCCGCCCAGGAAATGATTGACGAAACCATTGGTTTTTATGACACTTTCGTGTTGCCGCGCCTGCAACAGTTTGGCCGGATGGACCAGTACCTTGTCGGTTTTTTCGGCGGCGGCCGGAACCCCTACCTTGAAAGCATTGCGGCAAATCTCTCCGGTCATCTGATGGATAAACGCATCCAATGGCGGCGCCTGGGAGAAATACTTGAAGAACTCGGGGTGGTTAATTCCAGGCAAATAAAAAAAGCACTGGAAAAACAAAAGCGCATTAAGGACAAAGAAGCGCAAAGAAAAACCTCCGCCTTTTCCTTACAGGGCAAGCTTCATGACTGGATGGACAGCGCTTCACATTCCGGTAAATGCCTTGGTGATATTCTGATGGAGATGGGTGTCATCGATCCGACCATTCTCCGCAAAGGCATACTCGACCAGATCATGCCCCCTGCATTGATAAATAATCTCTCCTGCAAGGAATTGATTTTTATACTCAGGATATCAATACTCCTCCAGAATATCAGCAAAGGCCCCTGGGTCTTTGATCAGATCCTGGAAATGACCAATATTCTTCTTGATTGCGAGGCAAGTTCAATTCTTCTGGCAAACGATGATGCGTCGGAAATGACCGTCCTGATCCCCACCGGTCCCAAAAGAGACTATCTGCTGAAAAAGAAAATCCCAACGGACAAGGGCCTTGCCGGCTGGGTGTTCCGGCATGGTCAACCGGCAGTAGTTACAAATGTTGAAATCGACAAACGTTTCGATGATGAAGTGGACAGACATATCGGCTTCATCACCCGCTCCGTTCTTGCGGTGCCCCTCCACACCAACGGTGAGATGATCGGTGTCATGGAAGTGGTCAATAAAAGAAATGCCAATTTTAATGTGCACGACATGGACATCCTGACCATGCTTGCCAATGTTATTGCCATATCCCTTGGCGGGCTTGTCAAAATGCACGAAGATATATCCTGA